One window of the bacterium genome contains the following:
- a CDS encoding DnaJ domain-containing protein has translation MQTDYYQLLGVNRQVTHDGLKRAFRARLLDVHPDVNHADCNASDVTRQVIEAYHVLADPLSRCRYDMTFIKPPPPIVALDGVIVSRFAMSFLCTFKKLIAGVMLIIGAMVLMWAIVRDKPPVFRAKLIDQHISAPARPFKDVIEPQSPDYLEWYGAREYRLFPANRWAAAKVVETYSKAARIAASDGDKQSLAFYRNSLIQIRSDGF, from the coding sequence ATGCAGACCGATTATTATCAGTTGCTTGGAGTAAACCGGCAAGTGACGCATGATGGACTCAAGCGCGCATTTCGCGCCCGCCTCCTCGACGTCCATCCAGATGTCAACCATGCCGACTGCAATGCATCGGATGTCACCCGCCAGGTAATTGAAGCATATCACGTATTAGCCGATCCTCTCAGCAGGTGCCGATACGATATGACCTTTATAAAGCCTCCGCCGCCGATTGTCGCGCTCGACGGAGTAATTGTTTCCCGGTTTGCAATGTCATTTTTGTGCACATTCAAGAAGCTCATTGCGGGCGTAATGCTCATTATCGGAGCCATGGTGCTTATGTGGGCAATCGTGCGGGACAAGCCTCCGGTATTTCGTGCAAAGCTCATAGACCAGCACATCAGCGCACCTGCGCGACCGTTCAAGGATGTAATCGAGCCTCAATCGCCCGATTATCTTGAATGGTATGGCGCACGCGAATACAGATTATTTCCCGCAAACAGGTGGGCAGCAGCCAAGGTAGTTGAGACATATTCAAAAGCAGCACGAATAGCAGCAAGCGATGGTGACAAGCAGTCCCTGGCATTTTACCGCAACTCCCTCATACAGATCCGCAGCGATGGTTTTTAG
- a CDS encoding D-aminoacylase, translating to MFDFLIKNATVLDGSGGERFTADIAVKDGKIAAMGDISDSAARTIDAAGLCVSPGFIDIHSHTDSILFVDGFAESKITQGVTTELCGNCGFSAAPCLDESGRAELESWRRKNGIEDDWHSLGEMLSALEKRPIAVNFATLAGHANLRSAVVGLVEREASPYEIERMRMLLRAAMEQGAFGLSSGLIYPPSCYADTSELTELAKVIADFGGFYSTHMRDEGDDLIEAVEEAISVGRGSGVGVQISHHKACGRPNWGRVKTTLAMIDECRQSGMDISVDQYPYIASATSLSAMLPQWAFDGGDDALLDRIRNRRRELLEFLSSNTSGECNKDEWKNVLISSVCSENNRACEGMSIEDIAMRRGSRPEEVVLDLLAQEHLGVSMVHFSQCEEDVETVMRSGFAMVGSDASARRISGRLSQGKPHPRAFGTFSRILGRYVRERGVIGLETAVQKMTSAPARKMGLMDRGLLKDGNWADMVVFDPNEISDAATYENPHQISRGIRFVFVNGRPAVEDGVMTGEMAGQVLRFPGAVK from the coding sequence ATGTTCGATTTTCTTATAAAAAACGCCACCGTGCTCGATGGCTCTGGGGGCGAGCGCTTTACCGCCGATATAGCCGTCAAGGATGGCAAGATAGCGGCGATGGGCGACATTTCCGATAGTGCCGCGCGTACGATTGATGCCGCTGGCCTGTGTGTTTCTCCTGGTTTCATAGACATCCACTCACATACGGATTCCATTCTGTTTGTCGACGGGTTTGCCGAAAGTAAAATCACTCAGGGTGTCACGACCGAGCTGTGCGGCAACTGTGGTTTTTCGGCTGCTCCATGTCTGGACGAGTCCGGGCGCGCCGAGTTGGAGAGCTGGCGCAGGAAGAATGGAATCGAGGATGACTGGCACAGCCTGGGCGAGATGCTTTCGGCTCTGGAGAAGAGGCCGATTGCTGTCAATTTCGCGACGCTTGCCGGTCATGCCAATCTTCGGTCTGCGGTAGTTGGTCTGGTGGAGCGTGAGGCTTCTCCGTATGAGATCGAGCGGATGCGCATGTTACTGCGCGCAGCGATGGAGCAGGGCGCTTTCGGCCTTTCCAGCGGTCTGATCTATCCTCCGAGCTGCTATGCCGACACATCCGAGCTTACAGAGCTTGCGAAAGTCATCGCTGATTTCGGCGGTTTTTACTCGACTCACATGCGTGATGAGGGCGACGACCTGATTGAGGCAGTCGAGGAAGCCATTTCAGTCGGCAGGGGCAGCGGTGTCGGTGTGCAGATATCCCATCACAAGGCGTGTGGGCGTCCCAATTGGGGGCGGGTCAAGACCACGCTTGCCATGATAGATGAGTGCAGGCAGTCCGGGATGGATATCAGCGTGGACCAGTATCCGTATATAGCTTCGGCCACGTCCCTGTCGGCGATGCTCCCGCAGTGGGCATTTGACGGTGGTGACGATGCTCTACTGGATCGCATTCGCAACAGACGCAGAGAACTGCTGGAATTTCTGAGCAGCAACACCAGTGGCGAGTGCAACAAAGACGAGTGGAAGAACGTATTGATAAGCAGTGTGTGCAGTGAGAACAACCGCGCATGCGAGGGGATGAGCATAGAAGACATAGCCATGCGCAGGGGATCGCGGCCTGAAGAAGTTGTGCTTGACCTGCTGGCCCAGGAGCATCTGGGTGTCTCCATGGTGCATTTTTCTCAGTGTGAGGAAGATGTTGAAACGGTGATGCGCTCCGGCTTTGCCATGGTGGGCAGTGATGCGTCCGCACGAAGAATTTCAGGCAGGCTCTCACAGGGTAAGCCTCACCCACGGGCGTTCGGCACATTTTCAAGAATACTGGGTCGATATGTGCGTGAGCGCGGCGTAATAGGTTTGGAGACTGCCGTGCAAAAGATGACTTCGGCTCCGGCGAGGAAGATGGGGCTTATGGATCGCGGCCTGCTCAAGGATGGCAACTGGGCGGACATGGTTGTTTTTGACCCCAATGAGATATCGGATGCGGCCACATACGAAAATCCACATCAGATATCCAGGGGCATAAGGTTCGTGTTCGTAAACGGCAGGCCGGCAGTGGAAGATGGCGTCATGACAGGCGAGATGGCAGGGCAGGTTCTGCGGTTTCCCGGCGCGGTGAAGTAG
- a CDS encoding YjbH domain-containing protein: MKKIFFAILMICILSSPVLANRILLVPSGETLTTGQFRAEAAVSPGNDEGSYMWLAAGLMQVELSVLRHENPGGEKDNEYGAQWSFLPETTFNPAVAFGVQDIADESGDGITGYLVATKHLPIRLALPIINDFSVTAGLAAGGIEGPFFGLEAHLPLNFFIQGEYDSQNFNAALGWQPISMFRLKAYTIKDEAYFGAELLPLNF; encoded by the coding sequence ATGAAGAAAATATTTTTCGCAATATTAATGATTTGCATTTTGAGCAGTCCTGTCCTGGCCAATAGGATATTGCTGGTTCCGAGCGGCGAAACGCTCACCACCGGTCAGTTTCGCGCCGAGGCAGCCGTAAGTCCCGGCAATGATGAAGGCAGTTATATGTGGCTTGCCGCGGGTCTGATGCAGGTAGAACTCAGCGTGCTCCGCCATGAAAACCCTGGTGGCGAGAAAGACAACGAGTATGGCGCTCAGTGGAGCTTCCTTCCCGAGACGACATTTAATCCCGCGGTGGCATTTGGGGTGCAGGACATAGCCGACGAGTCAGGCGATGGCATCACCGGCTATTTGGTTGCCACAAAGCACTTGCCCATAAGGCTGGCATTGCCGATCATTAATGATTTTTCGGTAACGGCGGGTCTTGCCGCAGGGGGTATTGAGGGTCCGTTTTTCGGCCTTGAGGCTCATCTGCCGTTGAATTTTTTCATTCAGGGTGAATATGACAGCCAGAATTTCAATGCCGCACTCGGCTGGCAGCCGATCAGCATGTTCAGATTGAAAGCCTATACTATCAAGGATGAAGCATATTTCGGGGCTGAGCTTCTGCCTTTGAATTTTTAA
- a CDS encoding ROK family protein, producing MDFNPNAHYVIGVDLGGTNVRAAVMDRDGAIVGEGRTDSKAMEGLNATVGQIVIAIRQAVEDSPAQFSDIAGVGMGVPGTVKSEEGLVLWSPNFLGWDGVQLAAPIVEQIGMSVLLGNDANVAALGECVFGAGKGSKCMVMFTLGTGIGSGLIIDGKIWTGVNESGPEMGHQIVLANGPRCSCGRYGCLESLAQRDAIIDRAARKAHMGRHTSLLEKSNHDLRYITPAMIAEAASEGDAVSVETLQETGYYIGIGVANAINMLNPDKVVIGGGVAQAGDLLFDPIRTSVEVNALYQQLQACEVVPAQLGDNAGVLGGAALILQRAV from the coding sequence ATGGATTTTAACCCAAACGCACACTATGTGATAGGTGTCGATCTCGGCGGCACAAATGTCCGGGCAGCAGTGATGGACCGCGATGGAGCCATTGTCGGCGAGGGCAGGACGGACTCTAAGGCGATGGAGGGTCTGAACGCCACAGTCGGTCAGATCGTGATTGCTATCAGGCAGGCTGTGGAGGACTCACCCGCGCAGTTCTCCGATATTGCGGGAGTAGGGATGGGCGTTCCGGGCACGGTGAAGAGTGAGGAAGGCCTTGTGCTCTGGTCGCCGAATTTTCTCGGCTGGGACGGCGTCCAACTGGCGGCTCCGATAGTCGAACAGATCGGCATGAGCGTGCTTTTGGGCAATGATGCGAACGTCGCAGCTCTGGGCGAATGTGTTTTCGGGGCAGGCAAAGGCTCGAAGTGCATGGTAATGTTCACGCTCGGTACGGGCATCGGCAGCGGCCTTATTATAGACGGCAAGATTTGGACAGGCGTCAACGAAAGCGGTCCCGAGATGGGCCATCAGATAGTGCTAGCGAATGGTCCCAGGTGCAGTTGTGGGCGCTACGGCTGTCTGGAATCGCTTGCTCAGCGCGACGCCATAATCGACCGCGCGGCGCGTAAAGCTCATATGGGCAGGCACACGAGCCTGCTGGAAAAGTCGAATCACGATCTGCGATATATCACTCCCGCAATGATTGCCGAAGCCGCCTCTGAAGGCGATGCCGTTTCAGTCGAGACCCTACAGGAAACCGGCTATTACATCGGCATAGGTGTTGCGAATGCAATCAATATGCTCAATCCCGATAAGGTAGTGATCGGCGGCGGAGTCGCACAGGCTGGAGACTTGCTCTTCGATCCGATCAGGACGAGTGTGGAAGTCAATGCACTCTATCAACAGCTTCAAGCATGCGAGGTGGTTCCAGCCCAACTCGGTGACAATGCCGGTGTGCTGGGAGGAGCGGCATTGATTTTGCAGAGGGCTGTATGA
- a CDS encoding DUF5107 domain-containing protein gives MTSLAVEPYIIPSADMGRENPLPVFRNPVQDISIDFEANNVPLEDRPGMGSQNGFRALPYKMQDGYNRQRISRSFSSLVLENEYLKVTVLPEVGGKVASIVYKPLQREILFHNPVFQPANLAIRNAWTAGGIEWNVSHLGHTFLTSSPVHAAKLTGPNGEPVIRLYAWERVKCFPYYIDLHLPDDSRFLYAHINLTNPHDHAMPMYWWTNIGAPEYPGGRVLSPGDTAYKGCTMRDCPVIDGVDQSYATNVNVSYDLFFRIPEGCRRWVALVDKDGRGMVHTSTDMLKSRKQFAWGMSSGGRRWNEYLSMPGLHYLEIQAGLCPTQMHTVPMPAGAQWCWTEAIGYMEMDADTAHSTDWQHAYNEAERILGEMLARESVDEFHANAKETASHAPDEVLSRGSGWGALECRRASLCSQECVITCATPFSYDEISNEQEPWLSLLENGHFPIIDPVCEPGSYMIQDSWRELLERSLERDDADNWLAWYHLGVMKMEAGDDQGAEQAWEKSNKLSQNAWSLRNLAVLAGRRGEAQKAIGLLESAWHAGPKIPALAIELGNSLVGADRWDDLESMLVNLPDDVKEHERIRLLRARAAVRSNRLDLAEQLLDWEFATIKEGEVSLTDIWFEVQARKLAQNAGVEVTDDLIERVRRDRVPPTLIDFRPSDGDEKYIPPQSAAEKK, from the coding sequence ATGACCAGTTTGGCCGTAGAACCTTATATAATCCCTTCAGCCGATATGGGCAGGGAAAACCCGCTGCCGGTGTTTCGTAATCCCGTTCAGGATATATCGATAGACTTCGAGGCAAATAATGTTCCCCTCGAAGACCGCCCCGGCATGGGCAGCCAAAACGGTTTCAGGGCGCTGCCATATAAAATGCAAGATGGCTACAACAGGCAGCGAATATCGAGATCGTTTTCGTCACTGGTTTTGGAGAACGAGTATCTGAAGGTGACTGTGCTTCCCGAGGTCGGAGGCAAGGTCGCTTCGATTGTCTACAAGCCGCTTCAAAGAGAAATTTTGTTTCACAACCCGGTCTTCCAGCCCGCCAATCTCGCTATCAGGAACGCATGGACCGCGGGCGGCATCGAGTGGAACGTATCACATCTGGGTCACACATTTCTTACTAGTTCTCCCGTTCATGCAGCAAAGCTGACCGGTCCGAACGGAGAGCCTGTAATAAGGCTTTATGCATGGGAGCGCGTCAAGTGTTTCCCGTATTATATTGATCTGCACCTGCCGGACGACTCTCGATTTCTCTATGCGCACATAAATCTGACAAACCCGCATGACCATGCAATGCCGATGTATTGGTGGACCAACATAGGCGCGCCGGAATATCCCGGTGGTCGTGTATTGTCGCCCGGCGACACGGCTTACAAGGGCTGCACTATGCGGGACTGCCCGGTCATTGACGGTGTGGACCAAAGCTACGCGACCAACGTCAATGTGTCCTATGATCTTTTTTTCAGAATCCCCGAGGGCTGCAGACGGTGGGTTGCTCTGGTGGACAAGGACGGCAGGGGCATGGTGCATACTTCTACCGATATGCTCAAGAGCCGGAAACAGTTCGCTTGGGGGATGAGTTCGGGAGGCAGACGCTGGAACGAGTATCTATCCATGCCCGGACTGCATTATCTGGAGATACAAGCCGGTCTGTGCCCCACACAGATGCACACAGTTCCGATGCCCGCCGGAGCGCAGTGGTGCTGGACCGAAGCAATAGGCTATATGGAGATGGACGCCGACACGGCGCATTCCACCGATTGGCAGCATGCGTACAATGAGGCCGAGCGTATACTTGGCGAGATGCTTGCGCGCGAATCGGTGGACGAATTTCATGCTAATGCAAAAGAGACGGCTTCACATGCGCCCGACGAAGTTCTCTCCCGAGGTTCCGGCTGGGGCGCTCTGGAATGCAGAAGAGCATCTCTCTGTTCACAGGAGTGTGTGATTACCTGCGCCACACCTTTCTCATATGACGAGATATCGAATGAGCAAGAGCCGTGGCTTTCTTTATTGGAGAATGGCCATTTTCCAATAATCGATCCCGTCTGTGAACCTGGCTCTTACATGATTCAGGACTCCTGGCGCGAACTTCTTGAACGCAGTCTTGAAAGGGATGATGCTGACAACTGGCTTGCGTGGTATCACCTGGGAGTGATGAAAATGGAGGCCGGTGACGACCAGGGAGCCGAGCAGGCGTGGGAGAAGTCCAATAAACTGTCTCAAAATGCATGGTCTCTGCGCAATCTGGCTGTGCTCGCCGGTCGCCGTGGCGAGGCTCAGAAGGCTATCGGGCTGCTCGAATCCGCATGGCATGCCGGTCCCAAGATTCCAGCACTTGCCATCGAATTGGGAAATTCTCTGGTTGGGGCTGATCGGTGGGATGATCTGGAGAGTATGCTTGTCAATTTGCCGGATGATGTAAAGGAGCATGAACGGATTCGACTGCTGCGTGCAAGAGCCGCTGTCAGGTCGAACAGGCTGGATTTGGCTGAGCAACTGCTTGACTGGGAATTTGCCACCATAAAAGAAGGTGAGGTTTCTCTGACAGACATATGGTTTGAAGTGCAGGCAAGGAAACTGGCTCAGAATGCTGGTGTGGAGGTTACGGATGACCTGATCGAGCGGGTGAGGCGCGATCGTGTTCCACCGACACTGATTGATTTTCGGCCATCCGATGGTGACGAAAAATATATCCCACCACAATCTGCTGCAGAGAAAAAGTAA
- the efp gene encoding elongation factor P translates to MDTSDFRNGLSIILDNDIFTIVEFQHVKPGKGGAFVRSKLKNVRTGAVIEKTWRAGEKMDQAILERYPMQFSYEQDGEYFFMDTESYEISPVPKEKIGDGVKYLKEGLEVTALSHQGELINVELPFTIEAEIIETEPGEKGNTASGGSKPATIESGAVVQVPFFINIGDKIKVDTRTNDYLERVKD, encoded by the coding sequence ATGGATACCAGCGATTTCAGAAACGGCTTGTCGATTATCCTCGACAATGACATATTCACGATTGTGGAGTTTCAGCATGTCAAACCCGGCAAAGGCGGTGCATTTGTGCGCAGCAAGCTCAAGAATGTGCGCACAGGTGCCGTGATCGAGAAGACCTGGCGTGCCGGTGAAAAGATGGATCAGGCGATCTTGGAGCGCTATCCAATGCAGTTCAGCTATGAGCAGGACGGCGAATATTTTTTTATGGACACCGAATCATATGAGATAAGCCCCGTGCCCAAGGAGAAGATAGGCGACGGCGTGAAATATCTCAAAGAGGGTCTTGAAGTCACTGCACTCTCGCATCAGGGTGAACTGATCAATGTCGAACTTCCCTTTACTATAGAGGCGGAAATAATCGAGACCGAGCCTGGTGAGAAGGGCAACACAGCTTCGGGCGGCAGCAAGCCCGCCACCATCGAGTCAGGCGCAGTCGTGCAAGTTCCGTTCTTTATCAACATCGGCGACAAGATAAAGGTCGACACTCGCACAAACGACTATCTTGAGCGAGTCAAAGACTAG
- a CDS encoding acetyl-CoA carboxylase, biotin carboxyl carrier protein: MDVKKIEELIKVLESSRTQELSVRKGAFSVHIVKGSAAKPAASRKKMPKAAHSQTVTPEPDSASYILAPMVGIFHSVDGITKTGSKVESGQVVGAIESMKLLNDVVSDISGTVVEVMVEEGTPVEYGQPLCKVEAA, encoded by the coding sequence ATGGATGTAAAAAAGATCGAAGAACTCATAAAAGTGCTGGAGAGTTCGCGCACACAGGAGCTGTCGGTGCGCAAGGGCGCTTTCAGCGTACACATCGTCAAGGGCAGTGCTGCCAAACCTGCCGCATCTCGGAAAAAGATGCCCAAAGCGGCTCATTCGCAGACTGTGACACCGGAACCGGATAGCGCTTCATATATACTCGCGCCAATGGTCGGGATATTTCACAGCGTCGACGGAATCACCAAGACCGGCTCGAAAGTCGAGTCGGGCCAGGTAGTTGGTGCGATAGAGTCCATGAAACTGCTTAATGACGTGGTCTCGGATATCTCCGGCACGGTAGTTGAGGTCATGGTCGAGGAAGGCACACCCGTCGAATACGGCCAGCCGCTTTGCAAAGTAGAAGCAGCGTAG
- the accC gene encoding acetyl-CoA carboxylase biotin carboxylase subunit — protein MFKKILIANRGEIAIRIIRACKEMKIATVAIYSEADKDSLHVRMADEAICVGPPANKESYLNMPNIISAATITGAEAIHPGYAYFSEQASFAEACEACNLKFIGPKASAIELMGDKARAKETAAKAGVPVIPGSKGTIQSEQDAFKTARKMGYPVRLKATAGGGGRGIRVVHSEDELASQLRVAIAEAESAFGNGEMYIEKEIEDPRHVEIQIIGDEHGHYVYLGERECSIQRRNQKLLEEAPSVAVTPAIRSKMGDAAVKLAKAVGYANAGTVEFLLDKNGDFYFMEMNTRVQVEHPVTEFVTGMDIVKEQIRVASGEKLDVSQKDIKINGHSIECRIIAEDPSNNFAPSVGTIRHLAVPGGIGVRVDTHIYGGYEIPPYYDAMLAKLIVWGKDRDEAIARMMRCLSEYEIEGVKTNISYQMEILSNAYFRKGELSTSFIPRRMNVA, from the coding sequence TTGTTTAAGAAGATATTAATCGCCAACCGCGGCGAGATAGCCATAAGAATAATACGGGCGTGCAAAGAGATGAAGATTGCCACTGTCGCCATCTACTCCGAGGCAGACAAAGACTCGCTGCATGTTCGCATGGCGGATGAAGCGATCTGTGTTGGTCCACCAGCCAACAAAGAGAGCTATCTGAACATGCCCAACATCATCTCTGCTGCGACCATAACCGGTGCGGAGGCGATCCATCCTGGTTACGCTTATTTTTCCGAGCAGGCGAGTTTCGCCGAGGCATGCGAGGCGTGCAATCTCAAGTTCATAGGTCCGAAAGCGAGCGCTATCGAGCTTATGGGTGACAAAGCCCGCGCCAAGGAGACTGCGGCCAAGGCCGGAGTCCCGGTCATTCCGGGCAGCAAAGGCACCATTCAGAGCGAGCAGGACGCATTCAAGACTGCCCGTAAGATGGGTTATCCGGTCAGGCTCAAGGCTACCGCGGGCGGCGGCGGACGTGGGATCCGCGTGGTCCACAGTGAGGACGAACTCGCAAGCCAGCTCAGAGTGGCGATTGCTGAGGCCGAGTCGGCATTCGGCAACGGCGAGATGTATATCGAGAAAGAGATCGAGGACCCGCGCCATGTCGAGATTCAGATCATAGGTGACGAACACGGTCATTATGTCTATCTCGGCGAGCGCGAGTGTTCCATTCAGCGCCGGAATCAGAAGCTCCTTGAGGAGGCGCCTTCGGTGGCGGTGACCCCTGCAATCCGCAGCAAGATGGGCGATGCGGCTGTCAAACTGGCCAAGGCTGTTGGTTATGCAAATGCGGGCACGGTCGAGTTCCTGCTGGACAAGAACGGCGATTTCTATTTCATGGAGATGAACACCCGTGTTCAGGTCGAGCATCCGGTGACTGAGTTTGTGACTGGTATGGACATCGTCAAGGAGCAGATCAGGGTTGCTTCCGGCGAAAAGCTCGATGTAAGCCAGAAGGATATCAAGATCAACGGCCACTCCATCGAATGCCGCATCATTGCCGAGGACCCGTCAAACAACTTCGCTCCGTCTGTGGGCACGATCCGCCACCTCGCGGTGCCTGGAGGCATCGGTGTGCGGGTCGATACACATATATACGGCGGCTACGAGATTCCGCCGTATTATGACGCCATGCTTGCCAAGCTGATAGTCTGGGGCAAGGATCGCGATGAAGCCATAGCGCGAATGATGCGCTGCCTGTCTGAATATGAGATAGAGGGGGTCAAGACCAACATTTCGTATCAGATGGAGATTCTGTCCAACGCATATTTCCGAAAAGGAGAGCTTTCGACTAGCTTCATTCCGAGAAGGATGAATGTAGCATAG
- the nusB gene encoding transcription antitermination factor NusB — MKKTRRAARELALNILYQAGSCGVPFDEALETAKEFVDLTGLRAKNAEKADDVRAYADLLARGVYEHQAELDSHISRLAQDWPVDRQPAVDRNILRMAIFEIDHVDSVPPIVAVDEAVEMAKKFSTAESGKFVNGVLAAYLKEKAAGEEEIG, encoded by the coding sequence ATGAAAAAGACCAGACGAGCGGCGAGGGAACTCGCCCTTAATATTTTATATCAAGCCGGTTCCTGCGGTGTGCCATTTGATGAGGCACTTGAGACAGCCAAGGAGTTTGTTGACCTGACCGGACTCAGGGCGAAGAATGCCGAGAAAGCGGATGATGTGCGAGCATATGCCGACCTGCTTGCCAGGGGTGTCTATGAGCACCAGGCTGAGCTAGACTCGCATATCTCAAGATTGGCACAGGACTGGCCGGTGGACCGTCAGCCTGCTGTGGACCGCAACATACTTCGCATGGCAATTTTTGAGATAGACCATGTAGATTCGGTTCCTCCGATTGTGGCGGTGGATGAGGCAGTAGAGATGGCAAAGAAGTTCTCTACGGCTGAGTCGGGCAAGTTCGTAAACGGCGTATTGGCGGCGTATCTGAAAGAGAAGGCCGCCGGGGAGGAAGAGATTGGCTAA
- a CDS encoding bifunctional 5,10-methylenetetrahydrofolate dehydrogenase/5,10-methenyltetrahydrofolate cyclohydrolase produces the protein MAKILDGSATAKEIRTELAGRVEKLKSEKDITPRLSVILVGNDPASVTYTRMKKKACEATGMISDLIELPAESTQQQVKDIIKKLNDDPSVHGIMVQHPVPSHLDELDILATVSVDKDVDGISALSLGRLVLGTADFVSCTPLGIVTLLERYGIEIKGKEAVVVGRSIILGKPVALALIERHATVTICHSRTQNLADVVGRADILVAAIGKPEFIKGSWIKEGAVVVDAGYNKVEGTSHDVGDVEFDEAAKRASYITPVPGGVGPMTIAMLLSQTVKSAEKC, from the coding sequence TTGGCTAAGATTCTTGACGGCAGCGCAACTGCAAAAGAGATTCGCACAGAGCTTGCCGGGCGTGTCGAGAAGCTCAAGAGCGAAAAGGACATCACTCCCAGGCTGTCTGTGATCCTTGTCGGCAATGACCCTGCTTCGGTCACATACACCCGCATGAAGAAGAAAGCATGCGAGGCCACAGGCATGATTTCAGACCTGATCGAGCTTCCCGCCGAGAGCACTCAGCAGCAGGTAAAAGACATCATAAAAAAACTAAATGATGATCCTTCCGTGCACGGGATCATGGTTCAACACCCTGTCCCGTCCCATCTTGATGAGTTGGACATTCTTGCGACTGTATCGGTTGATAAGGATGTGGACGGGATCAGCGCGTTGAGCCTCGGTAGACTGGTTCTGGGCACTGCCGACTTTGTGTCATGCACTCCTTTGGGAATCGTCACACTGCTCGAGCGATATGGCATTGAGATCAAGGGCAAGGAAGCTGTTGTCGTGGGACGAAGTATTATACTCGGCAAGCCGGTTGCATTAGCCCTGATTGAGAGGCATGCTACGGTGACAATCTGCCACTCCCGGACGCAGAACCTTGCGGATGTAGTCGGCAGGGCTGATATCTTGGTTGCTGCGATAGGCAAGCCTGAGTTTATTAAGGGCAGTTGGATCAAAGAAGGTGCGGTAGTGGTCGATGCGGGTTATAACAAGGTCGAGGGCACTTCCCACGACGTCGGAGACGTAGAATTCGATGAAGCGGCGAAGAGGGCGAGTTATATCACGCCGGTCCCCGGCGGTGTCGGTCCGATGACTATAGCCATGCTGCTTTCTCAGACCGTAAAGTCGGCGGAAAAATGCTAA
- a CDS encoding tetratricopeptide repeat protein, protein MLKCEDCNIILDEGTHFCPKCGKDLTSTDGTSRMPKLEVGAYLTSANLHRIRKEWDEAVADATEALRIDQNNADIASLLGVIYQERGMLDDAVIWFQMALEMNPNSAYDRARLKQVKDLIAQGGKASGSQDRLRTFENRTRIWAIGMAAVFIIVLILALIITGRHKTDNYGSQSSIDPNAQTAAQDIDQTNPPIRTPAKAMTTKSARSSSGSLSGSSAGSTRTPAEVKINHDVSAADSIGSAKVDDVIADPRQSIVIVTYTIPAASANKGSIMITSAAIARAAFAANAEVKTVTARCVISPGGQSSTQIAFMGDITRRALEALGANSTSDQIEASFTGIWWNPQIK, encoded by the coding sequence ATGCTAAAGTGCGAAGACTGTAACATAATCCTGGACGAAGGCACACACTTTTGCCCGAAGTGCGGAAAAGACCTGACTTCAACAGATGGGACGAGCCGGATGCCCAAGCTCGAAGTGGGCGCGTATCTCACATCTGCCAATCTTCATCGCATCCGAAAAGAGTGGGATGAAGCCGTAGCCGATGCCACCGAAGCTCTGCGCATCGATCAGAACAATGCGGACATTGCATCGCTTCTGGGTGTGATATACCAGGAGCGGGGCATGCTTGATGATGCGGTGATATGGTTCCAGATGGCTCTCGAGATGAACCCCAACAGCGCTTATGATCGCGCGCGGCTCAAGCAGGTGAAGGATTTGATTGCTCAGGGCGGCAAGGCAAGTGGGTCGCAGGATCGCCTCAGGACGTTTGAGAATCGAACTCGCATCTGGGCAATAGGTATGGCGGCTGTTTTTATTATCGTGCTGATACTTGCCTTGATTATCACCGGCAGACACAAGACTGATAATTATGGCTCACAGTCAAGCATCGATCCAAATGCCCAAACGGCTGCCCAAGACATAGACCAAACAAATCCGCCCATCCGCACACCGGCAAAGGCCATGACCACCAAATCAGCACGTTCCTCATCGGGCTCTTTGTCCGGTTCATCTGCCGGTTCAACCAGGACTCCAGCCGAGGTAAAGATCAATCATGATGTGTCCGCGGCAGATAGCATAGGTTCTGCCAAGGTAGATGATGTCATTGCCGATCCACGCCAGTCCATCGTGATCGTTACGTATACCATTCCCGCCGCCTCGGCAAACAAAGGCTCCATTATGATCACGTCCGCAGCCATTGCACGAGCTGCATTTGCAGCCAATGCGGAGGTCAAGACGGTCACCGCGCGCTGTGTCATCAGTCCTGGCGGGCAGTCTTCCACACAGATTGCGTTCATGGGCGACATAACCCGCCGAGCATTGGAAGCGCTGGGGGCAAATTCAACCTCCGATCAGATTGAGGCGTCCTTCACCGGTATTTGGTGGAACCCTCAAATCAAGTAA